The genome window CTTTGGGGTAATAAGTTTTCAGGTTCTGTTTCCAATGATATAGGTTTGCTTTCTGAGCTTGAAACCCTCGATCTTCGCTCTAATTTTTTTGAGGGGACACTTCCGCCAAATTTATTCAAGCTCTCCAAACTAAAGATTCTTTCCCTTTATGAGAACAACTTTTCAGGTTTTATTTCTAAGGATATAGGTTTGCTTTCTGAGCTTGAAAGCCTCGATCTTGGCTCTAATTTTTTTGAGGGGCCGCTTCCCCCACATATATTTAGGCTCTCCAAATTAAGAGATCTGGGTCTCTCAGACAATAGAAATTTATTTGAAGGAAGTATTCCTATTGGACTGGGACTCTTGACTAACCTCATGTTCTTAGATCTATATTCCAGTAATCTCAGTGGCTATATTCCATCTGAAATTGGAAACCTGAAGCTACTAGTACTTCTTGATCTCCGTTCTAATCAATTTACTGGACCGCTTTCAAAGATCATTTCTAATCTCACAAATCTTATATTTCTTGATGTAAGTTATAATAGTCTTAGTGGAAATATTCAGAGTGACTTGTGGATATATAACGATCATCCAACTTTGGAATTCATCAATTTAGGTGGGAACCATTTTACAGGTATGTTTTCTCTATATATCTTTTCCTTTGGTCATATTAACTAAGCTTGTAACCAAAGTTTCAACAATCTTGACAGGTGAGCTTCCAACAACAATTTGCAATGTCACTTCCCTTTCGGTTCTTGATTTGTCAAATAATGAATTAAGTGGTGCACTTCCAAACTGTTTGGGGAATCTTGCTGATGGATTGCTTTTCATTAATCTTGCTAATAATCAGTTTCGAGGAACAGTACCAACTACTTTCTCCAGGAGTTGTCAGCTGACATATCTAAACATGGATAATAATGAGTTTGAAGGATTGTTGCCCCCGTCTTTGGAAAACTGTAAGCACTTGAGAATTCTTGATATGGGCAACAATAAAATAGGTGGTACATTTCCGTCATGGCTTTATGTACTTGGAGAGCTAGAAGTCCTTGTCTTGCGATCAAATAAACTCTATGGTACAATAAGTGCAAGGAGCATAGAAGATCCCTTCCCCAAGTTGCGGATTGTGGATCTATCCAATAATCAATTCACGGGCCATTTGCCAATTCAATACTTTAAGAATATGAAATCAACTGATAATTTGTATAGTTATGAGAATGACAGAGGAATATATTATGCATATGATGAAGCAGCAGTCCCATTAACTGTGAAGGGAACAGAGTATGAAGTAAGAAATAATCTTCATATTTACACAATCATTGATCTGTCCTGCAACAAATTTCTGGGAGAAATTCCAAAGGTTACTGGAGAGCTTATATGGCTTGCATTGCTCAACTTATCTCATAATAGTCTAACAGGACCTATCCCATCATTGCTGAGAAATATGAAAGAACTCCAATCTTTAGATTTGTCTTCAAATCAACTGACAGGGGCTATTCCACCTCAGTTAACTGCATTGACATATCTAGAGGTCTTGAACCTCTCGGGAAACCATCTTAGTGGAGAGATTCCTCAGAAAGGACAGTTCAGCACATTCAACAATGATTCTTATCTAGGAAACTCCGCGTTATGTGGATCACCATTGACGAAGAAATGTGCAAACACAGCATCACCTCCACAAGAAGTCGGAAatgttgatgaagatgatgcgGGTGATGAATTGACATGGGAAGCAATCTTGATGGGATATGGATGTGGACTAATATGTGGATTGTCATCCGCGTACATTGTTCTCAAACTAGGAAAGCCTTGGTGGTTTGTGAGATATATCGAAGTGCTGCAACTGAAGTTGATGAAAAGATATGCATGAAGAATGGTACTGGCCAATCAAGACCAACTTGAAAGTTGTTGGACATTTCTGAACCAGTAGTGTACTATTCTCTTTGTGGCTGCATAAGTTTTTGGTATTGTGTAATATTCTGTTTGGTCTTGAATTTCAGGGGTATTAATATAAACCTTGGTATTGTGTAATATTCTGTTTGATCAATGTTTATATCAGTAATTTTATGCTACTCACGTACTGCATCATGCAGCTCTCATATTATCTTCATATGTGTATTATTTGGATATCAAAGTTGCAGGGACATATGGATATGTGTTAACAGGGACCGCTCCcaagtaggggtgagcaaaatcgaaccggaaccgaaaaatCGAACCGAACTGCGTAAATTcagttcggttcggtcctaattttctgaaaattcgaTCCATTCGGTCAGGACCGAATACACCGAAATaaagttcggtccggttcgatccgtaaaaaaatatttcggtccggaccgaatagaccgaacagtccaaaatatatataatttatatttatatttatattatatatatcttaaatgttataattataatatctaatttgtaaatttaattatgaaaaatgatataaaattatgtgttatatcttatatatatatatagagggttactccagtgagaacttcttaaaatgagaaccgtgagaacttctttaatttatcatattttgattaatctaaacatcaaactagtgggtatccaatataaaaagtgtatataaaactagtctctccctaactagtcaaaaaaaaaattcaaaaaaaaattttaaaaaaagaaagtccactgccacgtcatcagtgattttttttattttttttttaattttttttttcggctagctaggtggagatcttaattatatacattttttgtgaaggtgcccctggcggggcccttcaaatgaatgagatattgataaattagaaaagttctcacggttctcattttaagaaagttctcatttgagcaagtgcctatatatatatatatatatatatatatatatatatatatataatcaaaatatatgtacttttcataaattataaattattgttttaaataTATCGAAATGATTTCTATAGAAATTTAAATTgtatgtttaaataatttttttgagtgacttatgagttataaaaaggatgataataaaaataaatttgatatgttATTTATACGAGTaatgaaattgatttttgttaaaatttataatgatgGAATAagttattcagaaaaataaatcttatttatttagagatgacatattttaattttagatcaatttttttctcactaaaaaattattttaaaatcaaaaataaattaaatgtctTCGCATTTATGCAAACATGCTCTAAATTATGCGCAATATTAGCAATCAGTGACTGATACACGTGCTGAACCTTCCGAAGATTTCTGGTCAAAAATATCCGTGACCCTTTGAGGAATACAGGAATAATCACACAGCTGGCTTACCATCTGCACCCAATTAATACGGACAACAGTACATTTATTAGActagattttcaaaattttcaataatagtattatattattatcggtttttctagtgaatgctcatgggcacacactaaacaccaaattttataaatttggtgGTTTTTGATTGACTCATGCTTGTTTATAATGGTAGAGCCTCCTCAAATTCACCGaccacaccaattaaaatccaccaaaattatagaatttggtacttagcatgtgctcatggcaCACACTACATAAACCCTATTATTATacctatttgaatttttaaatgaGGGCATATAGaatttagatatttatttaaaatttgtagttCGATTTAGGACCTTAAATGAATATATTTGAAATCTCCAAACTTGTATTAATATTTACTTGTGTTTGACtataataaaagtttatattatatatatattagatacCTAACACTCCATGGCATACGCTCTTATATGAAGTTTCATAGTATATCACTGTGCATaatatatctattatattttttatgaaatagaattacaaatttttattattaaatcgaaaacgaagttatataatttttttattccaaaagtcatataaaattatctcaacatgattttataacagaataataatcatccagaattattttaATGTGGAATCAATACGTAAATAAacttttttcttcaaattttaagtgttaaattacttataatagatatatgttatagtattatatattagaatcatgttttatatgtattctataatagaatttgtactaaatttgatgatttataatgGTGTACTATGTAAATCCATATAATAACTACCTCCGTCCAATGTTaacctatatacatatataggaataggatcaaataatatttttaagttacaaagttacaaactttttttttgaatttttttattctcctatCGTgtttaatccttagttatagaagtatccatgttgaaaattattgaaaaaatcacaatttttaaaaataacgcataaataaatcgtgcatttaACACATCTATAACTgtggttcaacatcgggtgtagaacactaattatcattgtattGAATATaaccataaatatatttaaactatGTCTTTGgagtttgggtagggtctagaaatataaatattagttatataatacgtttaacttagttcttatactgaaaaattagtttttgtATTTCTCCAACACAATCGATGtttaacaaaatatgttaaaaaatgttgaactcaaattatatatatgatgaacgcataaaatttgtaagtttgtaagacTCTTCAATTATTTAGGTTTTGGTTGCATAGGAAGATAGAATGAGAAAAGGTTTCacattcaatattttaaataacgGTTTTTCTCGTgagtgcccatgagcacatgttAAGCACTGAGATTCATAAGTTTGGGTGATTTTGATTGGCTACTACTTCTTTATAATGGTGGATCCCCCTAcaaattcaccaaccacaccaatcaaaatctaccaaacttataaaatttggtgTTTAAGATGACGTTTGAATGAGTTTAAAATTATGACTTTATTTAAGATGATTTAGGAAACGTTTGAGTGaggttaaaataagtgtttcttgattaaggtaaaaaaatgaaatagaagttaaaaacaagttaagacttataagtgattaaagtgtttagaAAAGAGGTAAAAGCTAGAATTTGTAACTTTTAAAAagtgtttttgtatttttacacaaacaggtcaagaaaaacagaagcaaGACTTCTTAGAACGAAAGCACTTCTTTTGCTTGGCCAAACAAGcacttaatataataatatgtaagTTAAAACTAATttgtgattaaaaaaaaataaaacaatctgCGAGTTAAAACTGACTGATTGAAaatttttgacttattaataatttatgagttgttaaaaatataataatgaaaataaaagtgatttatggatAATTTATAACTTATGAGTAACtgctattaaaaaaattaattttcaaaatttgttgacatatttgataattttctaTCAGTTATGTTTTGTACTTAATTCTGTTTTTAGAAATAACAATTTCATGAAAACGACCAATCAGACAGGCACTTGCCAAACTTCTGGTGACCATAATTCTTATCTTATCATATAgtagtattttaaaattattcggaaatagataaatttaattgtttgtAGTTGACAGGAATAACACAGTTCAAGTCGcatcaaagaaagaaaagaattaAATGCATTTCATTTCGAATCACTTGTCGGCATTCTTTTCTTCTGGTatgcaaataatttaatttacttttcacaaataaatataaaaacaaatgcGCACCTACTTATTAGCGGCCTGCACTGTAGAGTTCAACCGTACTGCAAAGTGGTCCAAGTTTGTTTGTTTAAATCGtaaatatgttaaaattatGGGGCCAAACTGGTCTAGTcacttaataaattaaaattaaaattttaaaaataaataaaatttatgaatttcgATACTATAAGTACTAATtcagttttaatataaaataaattgtaaaattaaCGTAtcaagatttaattattttctttctcaAGATATTTGGTAAAATCTTGGATTCATGTTTTCACCGAAAAAGCTCCGCTGAAAAGTACGGTTACAATATGAATATATCTCGATATTTTAAACTTCATTTCACttaatctaaaaataataattataagaaaatttaattattgaatCCTTAACACAAAGTTTAACTACCGAAAAAAAGGCTTATTATAAAGGCGTTCTATTTGGGAGGAATCTTGTCATTTTAAAGGCCCAACGCAATAACCGTAACCAGGCCTTAACTAAGCCCAGTTGTAATACCTTTATATTCTTAGTAGcaagcagtgttgtaaaaagcgggaatcggacatcggtgaagttacggaacaaggattaatcgaggattaattgaattgatcagggattaatcggattgatcggtgattaatcggagatttaatcagttcggcgagctacgaaacaaggattaatcagtgattaatcgtgattaatcaccgaatTTTGGAACAGAGGTAGCAAGTAGCAAATACTTGGCGGGTTTTGaaatattagttttattaaaaaattatactaaaaAAACCCTATAAACAATTGAGATACCACCACGGAAACAACCCATTGGTCAAAGGCCACCGGTCCACCAGTCCGGAGATCTTCTTCCAACTGTGTTTAACCAAACAAACCAATGCTTAATTAAATGCCGTTCACacgttaataaattattatgatgCTGAGTCTATGATATTACTGGCATGAAAACACAGTTTCGTTTTAGATAATATGAGtatgataatatttatatattgtgtGTGATCATATTCTTTAAAGTatgaattctatttttttaattctttaataaaatatgtggatatgaaatgtaatatttgtaacctaattaacattaaataataataaaatattgataaataaaataacaataaatttaatactaatatcAAAATCAATCCAGTTATTGTACATATTACAAGAATAAAACTTTTTAACTCCATCATCaaaatacataataataatgtgtatttaaatatttattgttaaatataatcAGTATTGAACAGATTAtctataaacaaataaaaaaaattaaggttacattagttttaaattttagattttgaaTATAATAGTAAGTCAATTGTCACATTTCTAAATTACACATATAATAGAGCATAACAGTTAAACAAACTTATTATTCTACTATTTGATCAATGGTCAATTGACCAACTAACTGGAATAACTATAGTAATAATAATTGAATTATTAGATTTCAGTCAATGTACTTATAATCTTATGTTAAGTTGTTTCATACAGTCGGTTGTTTTAATAACTAGATTTGCTAAGAAAACAGATCAAAGGGGAGCTGTATGATTAAGGTCAACTAATCCAAATGATTAAACATCATTTCCGGTCTATAACTTGTCTAATCCTTAAGACCAAATCTGGCTTTGAGTTTGTGTAGATAGACTCTGAAGTTCCTGCAAGAAATCTGAGAAATCTGGTCATGCTGACCCAAGATTTTCATTTACGTCATAttaaaaactttttaatattCTTAAATTATTCTCCTATaaacagtgttgtaaaaagcgggaatcggacttaatcggtaaagtcacggaacaaggattaatcggggattaattgaattgatcggtgattaatcggagatttaatcagttcggcgaacTACGCAACagagattaatcggtgattaatcgtgattaatcagcgatttttagaacagagcCTATAAACAGAAGTGTGCATTGTAGTTTAAACGCAGTATCTAGCATCAATTTTCATGTTAAGTGCAAGCATGACATACTTTAAAAACCCCTGTTATCACCTTCTATCTGTTGTATTTTTTCTCCT of Daucus carota subsp. sativus chromosome 3, DH1 v3.0, whole genome shotgun sequence contains these proteins:
- the LOC108212944 gene encoding receptor-like protein 36, with the protein product MVKLSGSMAHFVKPCYPLLFVFFLSLLQSILTTQEGEALLKWKNSLAPSSFLDSWSLTNLDNLCNWTGITCNSAGSVSKINLFEKQLDGMLSEFGYTSFPNLNNLTLAYNFFSGPIPPAIENLTQLQYLDFSNNYLDGPIPFQVSHLQSLLILNLSQNALQAPNWSHFSPMPFLRILNLSHNPLSSKFPNFISNSHSLTHLSLNYNEFTGDLVSESIFANLHNLQVLSLVGNSFEGSFPPDIFKLSKLKHLSLSRNKFSGSIPNDIRLLCDLEYLYLGNNSFEGPLPPNIFKLSKLKHLFLWGNKFSGSVSNDIGLLSELETLDLRSNFFEGTLPPNLFKLSKLKILSLYENNFSGFISKDIGLLSELESLDLGSNFFEGPLPPHIFRLSKLRDLGLSDNRNLFEGSIPIGLGLLTNLMFLDLYSSNLSGYIPSEIGNLKLLVLLDLRSNQFTGPLSKIISNLTNLIFLDVSYNSLSGNIQSDLWIYNDHPTLEFINLGGNHFTGELPTTICNVTSLSVLDLSNNELSGALPNCLGNLADGLLFINLANNQFRGTVPTTFSRSCQLTYLNMDNNEFEGLLPPSLENCKHLRILDMGNNKIGGTFPSWLYVLGELEVLVLRSNKLYGTISARSIEDPFPKLRIVDLSNNQFTGHLPIQYFKNMKSTDNLYSYENDRGIYYAYDEAAVPLTVKGTEYEVRNNLHIYTIIDLSCNKFLGEIPKVTGELIWLALLNLSHNSLTGPIPSLLRNMKELQSLDLSSNQLTGAIPPQLTALTYLEVLNLSGNHLSGEIPQKGQFSTFNNDSYLGNSALCGSPLTKKCANTASPPQEVGNVDEDDAGDELTWEAILMGYGCGLICGLSSAYIVLKLGKPWWFVRYIEVLQLKLMKRYA